In Thermospira aquatica, the following proteins share a genomic window:
- a CDS encoding TIGR01212 family radical SAM protein (This family includes YhcC from E. coli K-12, an uncharacterized radical SAM protein.) produces the protein MKEWKGRPYHALKVYLESRFGKPVKRIALDAGFTCPNRDGRISFGGCFYCGEEGARARYVRPELSVIDQLRERMTYWKNRGFEGYFLAYFQAYTNTYGDPEFLSSLYESVLLPGVVGVFIGTRPDCLGEDVLDVLFRLAQKTWVVVEVGVQTTNDATLRLINRGHDAGASEKALRDLGKRHIDKVVHVIGGLPHEEKYHFLQTVKDVQQWGCEGIKFHHLFVEKNTVFANWYEEGRLSLLSRETYIEWVAEALSFLDPGIVVHRLFGDCEKNKLIAPLWTLEKSQNIHLLESWMRDKGIFQGREAISFSGD, from the coding sequence ATGAAGGAGTGGAAAGGTCGTCCCTATCATGCGTTGAAGGTCTACCTTGAGTCAAGGTTTGGGAAACCTGTGAAGCGTATTGCGCTGGATGCCGGGTTTACCTGTCCGAATCGGGATGGAAGGATTTCCTTCGGGGGGTGTTTTTACTGCGGGGAAGAAGGGGCGCGTGCTCGGTATGTACGGCCAGAATTGTCCGTCATTGATCAGCTTCGTGAGCGGATGACCTACTGGAAAAACAGGGGATTTGAAGGGTATTTTCTTGCGTATTTTCAGGCGTACACCAACACGTATGGGGACCCGGAATTTCTTTCATCTCTTTATGAAAGTGTCCTTCTTCCGGGCGTTGTGGGGGTGTTTATTGGTACCCGTCCGGATTGTTTGGGCGAGGATGTCCTGGATGTTCTCTTTCGTCTTGCTCAAAAGACATGGGTGGTGGTGGAGGTCGGGGTCCAAACAACAAACGATGCTACCCTTCGGCTTATAAACCGGGGGCATGATGCGGGTGCAAGCGAAAAAGCCCTGAGAGATCTTGGGAAGCGTCATATAGACAAGGTAGTTCATGTGATTGGCGGACTTCCTCACGAGGAGAAATACCATTTTTTGCAAACGGTTAAGGATGTTCAGCAGTGGGGCTGTGAGGGGATCAAGTTTCACCACCTCTTTGTGGAAAAAAATACTGTCTTTGCGAATTGGTATGAAGAGGGAAGGCTTTCTCTTTTGTCGAGGGAAACCTATATTGAATGGGTGGCTGAGGCTCTGTCTTTTCTTGATCCTGGTATTGTTGTTCATAGACTCTTTGGGGATTGTGAGAAAAATAAGCTTATTGCGCCTCTCTGGACGCTCGAAAAATCTCAAAACATTCATCTCCTCGAATCCTGGATGAGAGACAAGGGGATATTTCAGGGGAGAGAGGCTATTTCTTTTTCTGGTGACTGA
- a CDS encoding O-methyltransferase, whose amino-acid sequence MERQSLLEDVRLGYTEEMQRLYQQALIQKIPAVRPEFGQFLSMVVALVQPHKVLEIGTGSGYSTLWLLRCLPQGGKIVTLERDERRYREALALFYQKPVEVFHADARSFLAESPESFDMVFLDAEKRLYVEFLPLITPRLRKGGGLVVDNLFGHHLHQSRTMPLPAQPVLRAFYELLWESGEYRVFAFSWEDGILVAQKL is encoded by the coding sequence ATGGAACGTCAATCCCTTTTGGAGGATGTTCGCCTCGGGTATACAGAGGAGATGCAAAGGCTTTATCAGCAGGCTCTTATCCAAAAAATCCCTGCTGTGCGACCTGAGTTCGGACAGTTTTTGAGTATGGTGGTGGCGTTGGTCCAGCCTCACAAGGTTCTGGAAATTGGTACGGGGAGTGGGTATTCTACCCTGTGGCTTTTGCGTTGTCTCCCTCAAGGGGGAAAGATTGTAACCCTTGAAAGGGATGAGCGCAGATATCGGGAGGCGCTTGCTCTTTTTTATCAGAAACCTGTTGAGGTTTTTCATGCCGATGCGAGAAGCTTTTTGGCAGAGTCTCCGGAGAGTTTTGATATGGTTTTTCTTGATGCGGAGAAGCGTCTCTATGTTGAGTTTCTTCCTCTTATTACCCCACGACTGAGAAAGGGGGGGGGTCTGGTGGTGGATAATCTTTTTGGCCATCATCTCCATCAATCGCGCACGATGCCGCTTCCTGCTCAACCAGTGCTTCGGGCTTTTTATGAGCTTCTCTGGGAAAGCGGGGAGTATAGGGTGTTTGCTTTTTCGTGGGAAGATGGTATTCTTGTTGCGCAAAAGCTATGA
- the tpiA gene encoding triose-phosphate isomerase produces MRRAFIAGNWKMYKTPTEAKAFARELRSALADVKDRDILVGVSFVNIAGVVEELKGSQIWVAAQNMYYEKEGAFTGEVSPVQLKDAGVTHVILGHSERRHIFGETDEMINKKVRAALDHGLLPILCVGELLEEREKGETEKVCKHQVVEAYKGLSREEALKVTIAYEPVWAIGTGKTATPEDANQVHAFIRKVLAELYDQDVAEKTCIQYGGSVKPENIDALMAQEHIDGALVGGASLKLDSFVRIVRFQ; encoded by the coding sequence ATGAGAAGAGCATTTATTGCCGGTAACTGGAAGATGTATAAAACCCCCACTGAGGCAAAAGCTTTTGCCCGTGAGCTTCGTAGTGCCCTTGCCGATGTAAAGGATAGGGATATCCTGGTAGGGGTTTCGTTTGTCAATATTGCCGGAGTGGTAGAGGAACTCAAGGGTTCTCAGATATGGGTAGCTGCTCAGAACATGTACTATGAGAAAGAGGGCGCTTTTACTGGTGAGGTTTCCCCTGTCCAGCTCAAAGATGCCGGTGTTACCCATGTGATTCTCGGGCATTCAGAGAGACGTCATATCTTTGGGGAAACCGACGAGATGATCAATAAAAAGGTGAGAGCAGCGCTGGATCATGGACTTCTTCCCATCCTCTGTGTGGGCGAACTTCTTGAGGAGAGGGAGAAAGGAGAGACGGAAAAGGTATGTAAACATCAGGTTGTTGAGGCTTACAAGGGTCTTTCCAGAGAAGAAGCTCTCAAGGTCACTATCGCCTATGAGCCTGTCTGGGCTATTGGCACAGGCAAAACAGCAACTCCTGAGGATGCCAACCAGGTGCATGCGTTTATCCGCAAGGTACTGGCAGAACTTTACGATCAGGATGTGGCTGAAAAGACCTGTATCCAGTATGGTGGTTCGGTGAAACCAGAAAATATCGATGCTTTGATGGCCCAGGAACATATTGATGGAGCCCTTGTTGGGGGAGCAAGTCTAAAGCTCGATTCCTTTGTACGGATTGTGCGTTTCCAGTAA
- a CDS encoding DUF4032 domain-containing protein → MSGIMVMRSKCFFDLERQVQDVIHEIEVYKWLESEKRGYDIGLSQATREWIAKHYDDWFKYNCQKYIRK, encoded by the coding sequence ATGAGTGGGATTATGGTGATGAGATCGAAATGCTTTTTTGATCTCGAACGTCAGGTGCAGGATGTTATTCACGAAATAGAAGTCTATAAATGGCTTGAATCTGAGAAGCGAGGGTATGATATTGGGCTCAGTCAAGCTACACGTGAGTGGATAGCCAAACACTACGACGATTGGTTCAAGTATAACTGTCAAAAATACATTCGTAAATAG
- a CDS encoding AsmA family protein, which produces MKRFLIVFFVFLGIIVLAAAGGIFYLYTQWPPSRVFALANDFLEKNYYLRLETSRAEIDWLRGLSLQNPKLVDRDGTVLLEANEITATYDLLGLFQKTLRFSRLTIRGLYTTSKNIEGIVKRFSSSGKKSSSASFGFEIRQMVFVDSQVVYNSIPVNINVTWNLGSLGSTASYNGSLVSMYGKASFQGRGKTIGFSLEDFNVAKFFPALNDIFIQKVGGDLFLQGNQWAIKGSSLTVLFQSNSVSSPRYTVLYDTKKQTVLISDTRVKYGSSELFISNLFYSLPQKMAYGVFENVLLQLQDVAPGGEGSIEGNLRFRYEMQEVSQLDGNLTLNNVKYGPLMAKGDFTIDGFTLNGNATVTIGNNMFEVQASPIGRQGLSLVISADRVDLKDLMLQKWPQTKSKSSSSGGNLPLEKIVESLPLAVEVKIPAVVYDAIAFDDLSFSLQPRVRSWVIEKMGFDFLRGQVRGQAVIAGEYIRGNLSFSDIKLHELNETLLKEGRSIYGTLRGSIEYQLPLTNLLAGYMSMNFVVDKPELRGFVLQNQISELLYNLPLERLSFDSITVSGEMREKRLFLRNLLLDSYDIQVSAPTTLAFEKQLVDTEITLSVSKDYLSGLPNVAQLFTAGYSEGNRLVFRLKVTNTLEKPKVVLLPSRGQ; this is translated from the coding sequence TTGAAAAGATTCCTGATTGTTTTTTTTGTCTTTTTAGGGATAATTGTTCTGGCTGCAGCAGGGGGGATTTTTTATCTCTATACCCAATGGCCACCATCAAGAGTATTCGCTCTGGCAAATGATTTTCTCGAAAAAAATTATTATCTTCGCCTGGAAACGTCTCGAGCTGAGATTGATTGGCTCCGTGGTCTCTCATTACAGAACCCTAAACTTGTGGACCGAGATGGTACGGTTTTATTGGAAGCGAACGAGATTACCGCCACGTATGATCTTTTGGGGCTGTTTCAAAAGACTTTGAGGTTTTCAAGGCTCACTATTCGTGGTTTGTATACGACCTCTAAAAATATTGAGGGAATCGTGAAGCGTTTTTCTTCCTCGGGGAAGAAATCCTCATCAGCCTCTTTTGGATTTGAAATTCGTCAGATGGTGTTTGTCGATTCTCAAGTGGTGTATAACTCGATTCCTGTGAATATTAATGTTACCTGGAATCTGGGTTCTCTTGGGAGTACGGCCTCGTATAACGGTTCTCTGGTCAGTATGTATGGAAAAGCATCCTTTCAAGGCAGGGGAAAAACGATAGGTTTTTCTCTCGAAGATTTCAATGTGGCGAAATTTTTCCCTGCTTTGAATGATATTTTTATTCAAAAGGTTGGAGGAGATCTCTTTCTCCAGGGAAATCAATGGGCTATCAAGGGGAGTTCTCTTACGGTGCTTTTCCAATCGAATAGTGTTTCTTCTCCCCGTTATACGGTACTGTATGACACGAAAAAGCAAACGGTATTGATAAGTGATACACGTGTAAAATACGGAAGTAGTGAACTTTTCATTTCTAATCTTTTTTATAGTCTTCCTCAAAAAATGGCTTATGGAGTTTTTGAAAATGTTTTGCTGCAACTTCAAGATGTGGCACCAGGGGGAGAGGGTTCAATTGAGGGGAATCTCCGTTTTCGTTATGAGATGCAGGAGGTTTCCCAGCTTGATGGAAATCTTACGCTCAACAATGTAAAATATGGTCCACTGATGGCAAAGGGTGATTTTACTATCGATGGGTTTACTCTGAATGGGAATGCCACAGTGACCATTGGAAACAATATGTTTGAGGTTCAAGCCTCTCCTATTGGGCGTCAGGGATTGTCTTTGGTGATTTCGGCTGATAGGGTGGATCTAAAAGATCTTATGCTACAAAAGTGGCCCCAAACAAAGTCAAAATCTTCTTCTAGTGGGGGTAATCTTCCTCTGGAGAAGATAGTGGAGAGTCTTCCTCTTGCTGTTGAGGTGAAAATTCCTGCTGTGGTTTATGATGCCATTGCTTTTGACGATCTCTCGTTTTCTCTTCAACCAAGAGTGCGCTCGTGGGTGATAGAGAAGATGGGGTTTGATTTTTTGCGGGGGCAGGTGCGTGGGCAAGCGGTGATAGCAGGCGAGTATATTCGGGGAAATTTGAGTTTTTCGGATATCAAACTTCATGAACTGAATGAGACTCTTTTGAAAGAGGGAAGGTCTATCTATGGCACGCTTCGGGGATCGATAGAGTATCAGTTACCTCTCACCAATCTCCTCGCGGGATATATGAGTATGAACTTTGTGGTGGATAAACCAGAATTGAGGGGATTTGTCCTTCAAAACCAGATAAGTGAACTTCTCTACAACCTGCCTCTGGAGAGACTAAGTTTTGACAGTATTACGGTGTCTGGTGAGATGAGAGAGAAACGATTGTTCTTGAGGAATCTTTTGCTTGATAGCTATGATATTCAGGTGAGTGCTCCTACAACGCTGGCTTTTGAAAAGCAGTTAGTGGATACGGAGATCACGCTTTCGGTATCGAAAGATTATCTTTCCGGGCTCCCCAATGTTGCTCAGCTTTTTACGGCTGGCTATAGTGAAGGGAATCGTCTGGTTTTTCGCTTGAAGGTCACCAATACCCTGGAAAAACCCAAGGTTGTGCTTCTTCCATCACGGGGGCAGTAA